The following nucleotide sequence is from Tachyglossus aculeatus isolate mTacAcu1 chromosome 11, mTacAcu1.pri, whole genome shotgun sequence.
GTCCGGCGCGGCTGTGCGGTGCGATGcggcgaggggcggggcgggaTGAGGTCGGGGCTCCGGTGTCCGGCCGTTCTCCGGGCCTGACTCACCGTAACCGGAGAGTTCCCCGGCCCTGACCTCAGCCCCCGGAATAGCCCCTGACCGCTCCGGCCCCGCTCCCTCGCGGCCCCCGACCCGGGACCCGGGCCGGGCGCGGAGGGCCGGGCCAAGGGGCACAGATGGGACTTTCCCCGCTTTCTCCTTGTTGCCCGccctcagccccctgccccagGGGCAGCTCCTGGAGTTCGGACCTGGACAAGTGCATGGACTGTTCCTCCTGCCCCGCCAGACCCTACAGCGACTTCTGTCTCGGCTGTGAGTCCGGGGGGCCGCtcggggaggctggggggaggcaGCAGAGACCACAGCCCTCTGACCCCCCTTCCTTCGGCAGGCACGGTGCCCCCACCCTCGCCCCCGCTCCTGTGGCCAGTCTTAGGGGGCAGCCTGGGCCTGGCCTTGACCCTGGGGGTGCTCTCTGGGCTCCTGGTTTGGAGACGCTGCCGCAGGAGAGAGAAGTTCACCAGTGAGTAACCGTCACCTTGACCTTTGATCCCCCGTGACCTTCGGCGCCGCAACCTTGAATCCCGGTGACCCTTAACCGTGGTCCTCATCCAATTCCCTTGCAGCTCCTATAGAGGAGACGGGAGGCGAAGGCTGCCCAGGGACTGCGCTGATACGCTGATGGTGAGTCTCACTGACCCAGtaccggcacttaaaacagtgctgacacgtagtaagcacttaattccctaaaaaaaccccaaaccctttCTAGCTTTCTattaatgcgtggctcagtggaaagggtacggtctttggagtcagaggccatgggttcaaatgccggctccgccagttgtcagctgtgtgactttgggcaagtcacttcacttctctgggcctctgttccctcatctggaaaatggggattaagactgtgagccccacgtgggatgacctgatcaccttgtattcccccagtgcttagaaaagtgcttagtaagcgcttaacaaatgccattattattattattattaatgaacctgATGTTAGGCCCAAATCCTCTCTGTTCCAACCCCGGAGACCCTTCTAAGTCTccctctataataacaataataatgatggcatttattaagcacttactatgtgtaaagcgcggttctaagcgctgggtaggttacaaggtgatcaggttgtcccacggggggctcacagtcctaacccccattttccagatgaggtaactgaggcacagagaatcaatcaatcatatttattgagcgcttactgtgtgcagagcactgtactaagcacttgggaagtacaagttggcaacctatagagacagtccctacccaacagtgggctcacagtctagaagggggagaagttaagtgacttgcccaaagtcacacagctgacaattggcggagctgggatttgaaaccatgaactctgactccaaagcccgggctctttccactgggccacgctgcttctccatttctgcttCTCCCGCTGCCTCTAGGGAGCCATCTCTGAACCAAATTAGAGTCCCTGAAGTTGAGCTTCCTCCTTAGCCCCTAGTCTCCCTGTTtgcattcgatcctatttattgagcacttcccgtatgcagagcactggagctgAACTCCCCATTTCCTCCAGCCCAAAAGTCCTGGAGAAAACTCCGAACCCCTCTCCCTAACTCACTGTAGAGGGTCTGGCCTGGTGGGTGGGCCAGCTCTGTTCAGTTTTAAAGGGCTGACTGGAgggttcatattcattcattcagtcagtcatatttattgagcgcttaccgtgtgcagagtactgtaccaagcgcttgggaagtacaagtcagcaacgtatagagacggtccctacccatggtTCTGGGGAGATAGACTGTTGCAGCCTCCCAACTCTTTGAGATAATACTGCGTgtgcaagtgcttattatgtgccaaggactgttctaagcactggggtagatacaagctcatcgggtcccacttggggctcacagtcaaagtaggtaTTGAAGTCCCGCCTAGCTTTGCCCCATCCCCCCtaattcctcctttccctcacgGACTCCTCCGTTTCTCTCTCCACAGCCCCCAGGGCAG
It contains:
- the TNFRSF12A gene encoding tumor necrosis factor receptor superfamily member 12A, yielding MGPSVPTGLALLGLLALGAAGLLGAAEPAKAPCPRGSSWSSDLDKCMDCSSCPARPYSDFCLGCTVPPPSPPLLWPVLGGSLGLALTLGVLSGLLVWRRCRRREKFTTPIEETGGEGCPGTALIR